In Vigna unguiculata cultivar IT97K-499-35 chromosome 3, ASM411807v1, whole genome shotgun sequence, a single genomic region encodes these proteins:
- the LOC114175731 gene encoding putative ubiquitin-conjugating enzyme E2 38: MEAKKTREFEQFDVVVDDSGHRFRDTKVVKVFSDTRSGLYKRIMKEWKILENNLPESIYVKVYERRIDLMRAVIVGAAGTPYHDGLFFFDILFPSDYPNRPPKLYYHSFGYRLNPNLYNNGTVCLSLLNTWSGKKTERWDPGNSTILQVLLSIQALVLNEKPFFNEPGVDGFASLIMMNLEKKSRLYNEGAYFRTCKTSYQLLRRPPRNFEDFVKSHFRERGDHIIKATREYTSGRVRIGYYSCQSAPSSSSGVPVSWEFKRWMKDFSPDFFHALRRNAGSLSNSGGAGFSCMVDYFFVRSDSADEDRTDGEESPNKGFFKTVMDRIKKSFGLKKTAKKE; encoded by the coding sequence ATGGAGGCGAAAAAGACAAGGGAGTTCGAGCAGTTCGACGTTGTTGTGGACGACTCAGGCCATCGATTTCGAGACACAAAGGTTGTGAAGGTCTTCAGCGATACAAGGAGTGGACTTTACAAAAGGATCATGAAAGAGTGGAAGATTCTTGAGAACAACTTGCCGGAATCAATCTACGTGAAGGTGTACGAGCGACGCATCGACCTAATGAGGGCTGTGATCGTAGGCGCCGCGGGCACACCGTACCACGATGGTCTCTTCTTCTTCGACATCTTGTTCCCTTCCGATTACCCGAACCGCCCTCCCAAGCTCTATTACCACTCCTTCGGATACAGACTAAACCCTAATCTGTACAACAACGGAACGGTGTGCCTGAGCCTTCTGAACACGTGGAGCGGGAAAAAGACGGAGAGGTGGGACCCAGGCAACTCCACCATCCTGCAAGTGTTGCTCTCCATCCAAGCGCTGGTTCTCAACGAGAAACCCTTCTTCAACGAGCCTGGTGTCGATGGTTTTGCGAGTCTCATCATGATGAACTTGGAGAAGAAGTCACGCCTCTACAACGAGGGCGCGTATTTCAGAACTTGCAAAACCTCGTACCAGCTGCTTCGGAGGCCACCTCGGAACTTCGAAGACTTCGTCAAATCCCACTTTCGCGAGCGAGGGGATCACATAATCAAGGCGACCAGGGAGTACACGAGTGGGCGCGTGAGGATCGGGTATTACTCCTGCCAGTCGGCTCCGTCTTCTTCGTCGGGGGTGCCCGTTTCGTGGGAGTTCAAGCGCTGGATGAAGGACTTTTCCCCTGATTTTTTTCACGCGCTTCGACGGAACGCTGGTTCTCTTTCGAACAGCGGCGGTGCTGGTTTTTCGTGTATGGTGGATTACTTTTTTGTCCGGTCGGATAGCGCCGATGAAGATCGCACCGATGGCGAGGAATCCCCAAACAAAGGATTCTTCAAAACGGTTATGGATAGGATAAAAAAGTCTTTCGGATTGAAGAAAACtgcaaaaaaagaataa